The nucleotide sequence GGTATCCGCTGCACGAGACCCGTCTGGCGGTGCTGAGCGGGTACGCGCAGGGTGGCGTGCATGGCAAACGCAGAGCTGTGGAAGAAGCGGATTGAGGACTGGCGCGCGAGCGGGCTGAGCGCAGCGGAGTATTGCAAGGGCCAGGAATTCACGACGGGTCCGTTGTACCGGTGGTCCAGCCGACTAGCGGAGGCCGCACGTGGAGAAGCGGCCCCCGGCGTGCCGCTGGTGCGACTGGTCCGCGGCATGGGGCCCCGTGTCTCGGCGCCTGTGGAGACCGAGCGAGGGGCCGCTGAGGTCATCATCGAGGTGGAAGGGGTGCGCATCGTGGTGCGGCCTGGGGCGGACGCGGCGACGGTGCGGGTGGCGTTGGAGGCACTGGGGCCTGCGGTGCGGGGTCCGGGGCGATGATTCCGCACGGCGTCGAAATCTTCGTCGGGCTGGAGCCGATTGACTTGCGCTGGGGCTTCGAGCGGCTGGCGGGGCTGGTGGAAGAGCGCTTGGGGCGCGTGCCGCGGAGCGGCGCGCTGTTCGTCTTCTTCGGCAAGAGGCGCACGGCGCTCAAGGTGCTCTTCTACGACGGGACGGGGCTGTGCCTGTTCTACAAGCGGTTGGACTCGGGCTGCTTCCAGGTGCCGCAAGGGCTTGAGGAGGGAGCCAGCAGTCTGGTGGCGGAGGAGCACGTGCTGGAAGAGCTGCTGGATGGGCTGCGCGTGGAGGCGCCGCGTCGAGGGCCAGGCCCGCATTGAGGTGCGCTGGAGCGGGGGGCTGCGGGCGTTAGCCCCTACCCGGCAAGTGGGTGTCGACAGCGCGGACGTGAGGGGTTACAAGGCCGCGGTGTCCGTGCACGAGTCGACCTCAGCGGCCCAGGTGCGCATCGCCGAGCTCGAAGCGCTGCTGAGCGCCGAGCGGGAGCGCAGCGCCCAGTTGGAGAAAGAGCAGCAGGTGCTGCGCGCCTCGCATGAGCGGCTGCGGCTGGAGCTGGAGTTGCTCAAGCGTCGGCTGTTCCTCGCCAAGGCGGAGCGAGTGGACAGCCGACAACTGGAGCTGGAGTTCGCCCAGAAGCTACGGGCCCTGGAGCAGGTGGCCGGCACACTGGGCATGAGCTCCGAGTCGCAGTCCCCAGCCCCCGAGGGCGACAGTACGAAGAAGCGCAAGGCTTCGGGCCGACGCGACTTGAAGAGCCTGCCGCTGCAAGAGCAGCGGGTGGAGATTGCCGACCCGCTCTTCGACGAGTTGGTGGCTCAAGGCAAGGCCGAGCGCATCGGCTTCGAGGAGAGCTGCAAACTGGCCTGGCAGCGAGGCGGCATGCGAAGGCTGGTGGTAGCCCGGGTGAAGTACCGCACCGTGGGCGCCGACGGCGAAGCGGCGCTGGAGACGGCGATGATGCCCAAGGAGCTCTTCTTCCGCTGCCTGGCCGCGCCCTCGCTGCTGGCCCACCTGCTGGTGGAGAAGTACTGCGATGGGCTGCCCTTGTTCCGCCTGGAGCAGCGCCTGGCGCGCGATGGGGTGCCCGTCGATAGGGGGACGATGGCCCGGTGGGTGGAGGATGCAGGGGCGACGGTGGGCGCCACGGTGGTGGCCGCCATGAGAGAAGAGGCGCTGCGAACCGCCTTCTGCATCGCCACGGATGCCACGGGGGTGGCGGTGCAGCCAGTGCCCACCGAGGGCCAGAGACAGGCATGCCGCCGCGGCCACTACTTCGTGCAGGTGGCCGACAAGGACGCCATCTTCTTTGAGTACACCGCGCGAGAGACCAGCGCCGCGGTGCTGGAGATGTTCAAAGGTTTCAGCGGTTACGTGCAGGCCGATGCCAAGAGTGTCTACGACGCTCTGTTTCGTCCCGCCGAGCCACAGCCGCCAGAGGGGCCCGCCGAGGTACGGCAAGAGGTGGCCTGCTGGGTGCATTGCCGCAGAGGTTTCTGGGAGGCGACGGCCGCCAAGAACCTTGTGGCACGCGAGGGCCTGGCACGCATCGGCCGCATTTTCGAGCTGGACGCCTCTTGGAGCGACAAGCCCCCGGAAGAAATTCACAGGCTGCGGCAGGCGCACCTGCGTGTGCACGTGGAGGCTTTCTTCACCTGGGCTCAAGCCGAGCACGAGCAGGTGCGAGCCGAGCGCGGCCTGCTGCCCAGGGCGCTCGGGTATGCCCTGCGCCACCAGCAGGCTCTCTGCCGCTTCCT is from Stigmatella aurantiaca and encodes:
- the tnpA gene encoding IS66 family insertion sequence element accessory protein TnpA, which produces MANAELWKKRIEDWRASGLSAAEYCKGQEFTTGPLYRWSSRLAEAARGEAAPGVPLVRLVRGMGPRVSAPVETERGAAEVIIEVEGVRIVVRPGADAATVRVALEALGPAVRGPGR
- the tnpB gene encoding IS66 family insertion sequence element accessory protein TnpB (TnpB, as the term is used for proteins encoded by IS66 family insertion elements, is considered an accessory protein, since TnpC, encoded by a neighboring gene, is a DDE family transposase.) — its product is MIPHGVEIFVGLEPIDLRWGFERLAGLVEERLGRVPRSGALFVFFGKRRTALKVLFYDGTGLCLFYKRLDSGCFQVPQGLEEGASSLVAEEHVLEELLDGLRVEAPRRGPGPH
- the tnpC gene encoding IS66 family transposase, with amino-acid sequence MRGYKAAVSVHESTSAAQVRIAELEALLSAERERSAQLEKEQQVLRASHERLRLELELLKRRLFLAKAERVDSRQLELEFAQKLRALEQVAGTLGMSSESQSPAPEGDSTKKRKASGRRDLKSLPLQEQRVEIADPLFDELVAQGKAERIGFEESCKLAWQRGGMRRLVVARVKYRTVGADGEAALETAMMPKELFFRCLAAPSLLAHLLVEKYCDGLPLFRLEQRLARDGVPVDRGTMARWVEDAGATVGATVVAAMREEALRTAFCIATDATGVAVQPVPTEGQRQACRRGHYFVQVADKDAIFFEYTARETSAAVLEMFKGFSGYVQADAKSVYDALFRPAEPQPPEGPAEVRQEVACWVHCRRGFWEATAAKNLVAREGLARIGRIFELDASWSDKPPEEIHRLRQAHLRVHVEAFFTWAQAEHEQVRAERGLLPRALGYALRHQQALCRFLDDGRLLLDNNRSERALRRIAVGRKAWLFVGSDDHAERAGHLFTLIATARLHGLDPEAYLRDLFRVLAHWPRERYLELAPKYWAATRARLAATELDAEVGELAVPAPLTSSAEEQVSSR